The stretch of DNA aatataacTTGTTTAATTTGTCTAGATTGGtcaaactgtaaatataaagcaaaattttttttttttcaaataagtataACTCTTATTAAGaagtaagaaaaaaatacatttagataatgtatatgtactgtcactaattaataagtaattattcagattagaatacagatttgtttatgtaacaataatcagtccTTTCAATTCTATAAATGTTAATGGTATGACCCCtaagggtgtttatttagcaatatgaatgtttaacaattaaaataacaattcacttaaaaaatgcatttttatcaagtttggattattgaaacaatactTGGAAATTATATATAAACCAGGTATCcttaaatgtgcaaatcttgtattctgcttacatatatagaataaatgaagaacagaatgaaattgaatttttcattcttCTAGAAATgactcaatggttatctgtataaaaagtatatatttagctgtgATACTATAAAACTACACCAAGTCTTAACTAttatgtgttaaaataagcttaaaaaatcatattgcccagtaatgcccagtattacccatttctgggagtattgcccagcccgggaaaacccgggttttccaacccgggaattcccgggcgggtaatactttgccaaccctggaatccatatttgatttttttaaattttacaatctAAGTCAACATTATAGTCAAAACTATGTTCCtacctttataaaacaaaatctgacAAACTTCTCTCCAAGGTTTTTATGTTCCTGGTTATAGAAAGCTGAGGGTGGTATCACAGATAATCTCTGAAAAAATAACAAGTTCATAATACATCAATTGGCGATAATCtctcaatcagtttaattgaggtctggagctggcatgtcagtaactgctacaTGTAGTAGTCCTTTTTTGATTTatgtattgtcattttgtttagtttcttttgttacctactCTAACAtgggactcggacttctcttaaactgagttttactatggGTTTTGATGTGTGTTTGTACGGAGTCtttgacctttgttagtcttgtatgattcttaattttagtttcttgtgtatatttcggagtttagtatgatgtccattatcactgaactagtaacatatttgtttaggggcaagctgaaggactcCTTCGGGGGAGGGAGTTTCTTTgctgcattgaaaacccattggtggccttcggctgttgtctgctctatggttgggttgttgtctctttgacacattccccatttcctttctcaattttattgcaggAGAGGTTTATCCTATAGATATACCTGGTCttgattatttttcaatttcatgCCACTAACTTAGTTCTTGGTTTCTTTTTACTTTGATTTATATGTTCCTTAatatatgaaatttgaacaccAGTCAATAgctgtttttttctatatattaaagatgtggtgtgatagctaataagacaactcttcataacagaccaaatgacacaaaacttaactataggtcaccatatgaccttcaacaataagcaaagcccatgccACATAGGACTAAAAGGACccaaatggcaaatgtaaaacaatttaaatgagaaaactaacaaatttttttttccagtttaatgcatttccataaaaaaaactaGGTTTAAGTAAACATCATTTGTGGATTTAGGGGCATCACCACTTCTGTCTCATGTTGAGCTAGTAGTTTGAAAACTTTGATGCTATATTGCATGAATTATTCAGCAAATTTAATTCTCATAATTGACCATCAGCACTGCTGTTATTATGATCAAGAACCTACAGAACAAGCATTATTTCtggtttatcctgcacaatgacaaCCACTAAGATGTTTGATGAATGTAATGGTGCGCATAAATGACGAGTCTGGTGAAGGACAAACACCAAAGTGGTCTATTTatacatttgatgtttttttttgtgcatcAAATTTTCTCTTCTTACCAACAGCCTTTAAAATCATGATCTTACCAATCTGTCAACAGTAACAATCTATTAAATGCCAATTTAATCTAATTTAGAAAAATAGGAAATTTTATCACACTGAATagtgtggattaaggaaaacttacatgttcttGGATATTTCATTTGATGGTTTTACCAAAGTCTATTCACAAGCCTATAGATATTTTGTTagtcattgaacatttaaattcgtggtttcccTGTAACCACAAAAACTGGTATTgaacgaattataatgaatccacagtatacaacTTATTCTGTTAAGTTTCAATTCATAATACCAAATacttaacaagaatgtgtctatagtacacagatgccccaatcacactatcattttctatgttcagtggactgtgaaattggggtaaaaactctaatttggcattaaaattagaaatatcacaTCATTAGGAACatgcgtactaagtttcaagttgatatgaCTAACTTTATCAAAGACTGCCTTGATAAAAAACTTACCTGAAGTGGGatagacagacgaacgaacagacgtaCAACTGGaccaacagaccagaaaacataatgcccataaatggggcataaacaAATCATGAGACAGTGACTCACCTTTTCTTTACACAGCCATCGtacaaatttaaaatcataaggATCCTTAGTGCCATCTTCTGGAATATCTACGTCTGTAATAAAGAAAATCAATCTTACATAGTATGTCTATACAATACCATCTTATTATTACAATTAAAGTAAAACTCTCTCTGGCAGATCTGACCTTGGGATAACTTTATATATTCTGTTAAAATCCTTTTTGTAAAAATTCTctaaatttttttattgttttggatgtatttttttaatttacaatataaacaatagaaagatgtggtttgattgccaataaaacaactctcactACGGAATTATGCTTTCCAGTAAACTTGTAATGTGTGGCAGTGAttgttgatttgatttgattttttgtgttttaatgctGCTTTTAAGAACAGCTTTTTGGCTAttttgtggcggccagtttttattgttggaggaagctggagtgcctcAGAGAAAACCCccaacctttgataggaaaactgacaatcctagtcaattaagattagagtccAGTGCACCCAAAGGAGCAGGTAGTGATCGTTGAAAGACACACAAACTTTAAAACAATCATGTGGTAGTGTCAAAATGAATTTAGATGGCAAATcattacatttctttttaaaattacatggatATTTGTCCAAAAAAAGACATGCCTTCAAAACCCAATGGCCTTCCCATTTTTTGTTCTTAAACAGCTCTATATTTAGTAAATCTTACTTAATTTAGAAATATCAGCCATCATGAAATATCCTCCCTCAGGGATAGTGGGTATCATACCAATCTCTACCAATGATTTAGCTAGAGCATCACGTTTAGGTTTCAATTCTAGAGCCAGACTGGTCAGGTAACATTCTTCCTTGTTGTCTTGGACAGATAATTCATACTCCAGTCCTTCTGCTACTGCCTCCTACAAAAGCGTTTTATCATGTAGTTTCCTATAATTAATTTATGATGAGTGTTGAAAATTACCAATACGCCATTTGTGATTCTACTACaatctgggtaatattttcaaaagatcTTAATCAAGGAAATTCTACAAATGATGTCTAATGATGtttacattgtttttgttttatagcaTGAACAACAAATCTACCAATAGACCTTTAGATTTTAAGATGGTGAATTAGACCTTTGCATACAATTGAGACACTAGTCTATTCTTGAAAATCTCAAGTTGACcttttgcaatttttgttttttgtctcaACGATGTACAactcaaatatcaaaaaaaatatatatattttcgtacatatttgatttcttggttttgtaaaagtttttatACAAGCATATAGAAAAGTTTAACATTGTTGAACACATAATCTTGTGGTTTTATATTTACCTatgaaatctatgaaaattggtaCTTACTGAATAATAGTGAATTCACAGTATATGtagtaacaaaaagtaaaatcacaaaattatggaactccgaggaaaattcaaaacggaaagtccctaatcaaatggcaaaaaacataagctcaaacacataaaatgaatggacaacaactgtcatattcctgacttggtacaggcatattatctatatttcaaattttattccaATATTTGAACTTGATGATCTACCTGTATAGGTGTTGGACAGGTGTATATACAGTTCTGATGTAATATCTGCATGGGTTTAATGAGATGTTCTGGACCAACTCCCCATCCTAACTTCCATCCTGTAGCACTAAAAGTTTTACCAGCACTTCCCAATGTTACTGTTCTCTCCCACATGCCTGGTAAAGAAGCTGAAAATAGATAAGTTATAGCATACTGATTatcccaatttaaaatttaaaggaaaaggATTTTGAACCCTTTTTTTCCGAATATGATAGTGTATGAACTTCATACACTAtcatatttggaaaaaaagggtTCAAAAtccttttcctttaaataatacTATGAAGGACCTCCTATTATGCCACAAACTCAAGATGGCTTTTCTACCAGTTTATACAAACAAACCAAGTTTGTATTCTTTTGTCTCATATTGTAATTCTTTTCTGTAGTCTcacatttatttttctcagtGTAATGTTGTATATTTATTGAGTCTCATAAAGTAGAATATTGTTTCTGTACTTTTAGTATGATGTTGTATTATTTGTATAGTTGTAAGAGTTAGTGTTTTGCCAATACTGCTAAACTATGCCTCTAATGTCAGTGATCAAAACATTCCAGGTCACCAGTGGCAGGCTTACTAAATTTCTAGAGACATAATTTTCATTTACCTTTTCCAAAGATCAAAGTATCAATATGCAAGCCTTCCATTGATAAGATGAAATGTTTAATGATGACATCGGCCTACATTTTAACAGGTGTAATTTTTCAGGTAAAATTTTGTTCTGTTTGTATTAATGAGCAAGTCCTGAAAACCCACACTTACTCCTAATAGAGCAAATGAATTAAAGGCTTGTTAACACTTATTAACACTGggttttttaacatatatttgctATTTTCAAGATATATCTGGGATTTTGGTCTCATGACCATCAAATTATTATCCTTTATTTCTATCTCAATTCATTGCATTTTATTTGACACAATAATTAAATTCAGAACCAAAAGTTTAAGCATAAAATTAGTGATCTGTTAACACTTGCAGAGATATGATAAAGCTAAAATGAGTGAGGTATTTACAGTTAATATTGTTAAAATGTGTTTGGACGTTCTTATTTCATGTTCTACGTTTTCAATTCACTGTGAAATTAATCTTTTTGAAGTTGTTTTTGCCACACATTCCTACTTTTAAGCAGTTAAAATGTTCAAATCAAATTTATACTGTTGATTTATTAATATTCATTCAAAGCcaatttttctttgatttcataGGTATAAGTGAACCCAAATATAAATGTTCAACACGGTACAAATTATCTATAGTCTTGTATGCACAAAATCCTAtatccaaaaaaagtaaaaattttccTCAtgccaaacaaaaataaattaatcaaaattagTACTATTATCTTACCTATTTTGATGTGCTTATTTTCATCGTAAATCATCCATTCATAAACTTCATCAGATATACATATACAATCATACTTCTTACACAGACCGGCTATCATTTCCAACTCTTCTTTCTTAAATACCTATAATTAAACGAAATATGGGGTATACAACAGcaaccaaaaatgaaaaaataaaaaaaaaaaaaaatattgccacCTCAGGAAGGTAGacaactagtatatatatttgtttgggggccagctgaaggacaccttcgggtgtgggaatttctcactgcattgaacacctgttggtaaccttctgcagttgtttgttctatggtcaggttgttgtctctttgacacattccccatttccattctaaattttatttctaTCAAAATATATGATTTAAATATTCTGCAATTTCAACAATCTAACTAAAGATATCTTGTCCAATCAACACTTGGTTTGGAAGGACCTTTTAGAATCTGTATACCCCAATACCCAGTGATCAGGAAGGTCGTGTGCCCTGCGCCTATAGCCCATATTGACAACAAATGGCGCAtacagtgacaaatgtaagcACCCATGTGGCGCACCatatttttcacttcgtttcAAAACGcttagatatcgtcaaatggatttccgatcgtgttccgtgctgcaatgtgtgtgtacacaactgtgtaatgttcctccaattataggagcacctatatatttttgggatgtCTCTGGTGTTTCCCTTAGATAATAGAGCCATGCCGTTTTTAATGTCTCGGGAGTTTTCCTATTGTAATAATAGAACCATGTGATCTAACTGATAACCCGAAAAAcataattaaccatcattcatgatctatttttttcataaacaactttaaatttgtgaaatttggctagtacagacgagatttaaCTCTAATAATAATTTCATTTGGTTTAGCTTGCTTTTATTTCGATTGAAGAACCCTAAAGACTTTttaggaatatagtttttgtctccaaaaaagacgcttaactgtccttgtcattttttggtctttggcttgttttgacattttgtaaacatgacttcagccatttgttgttttgttctatgaattaatggttctctatactgttattcttgtcaccatgatgaagttataataatacaagaagtgcagaggaccAAATGTCTGAAATGTCCTCTGATACGGAACGTCTAAAATAAGTATGGTATtgacgaagacccaaatttaatgtacaaaaaaaaacaacatgaacatAAACAAGGCAAtagtaccagtttaaacattgtaaataaatttaATGGTTAACTAAAATATTGTTGGGGTTGGAAGAAGTtaatgtatattcattgaaattgaaattacaaaatcacaggaacaatacccatgattttatttaaaataataaaggtaagtaccaacatctctttgccaaaatatactgatacatttatttttacagaagtcaattcaaatggcccactcatttgacaacatggcccatgattttttaaaatggcccattaaatttatttttgaggggccctgggcccatagggaaaaaaccttccagatcactgAATACCCAGACTTTACTTCATAACAGAACTTTCCTACTGGAATATTGGCAGTTATAATCATTATAACTTTTCTGATACTTTGTGTAAATTCTAAAACTTTTCATGCAAAAGTATATCTTGTAAAGCAATGTACATGATCTATATATTCCTGACTCTGTACTATAATTTACCTTTCCTACTGGATTATTAGGACTATTGATCATTATAGCAATGGACATGATGAATCCTATATAACCTAGACTCTGTACTATAATTTACCTTTCCTACTGGATTATTAGGATTATTGATCATTATAGCTTTGGTTTTGTCACTAAACTTGCTTTCCAATTCTACAGGATCTAACTTCCAATCATCACTAGATAGAACACCTTCTTTCTTTATCTTAAATAATCAGATTTAAATATATTAACAGATTAtgccaaaatatatatatacatgtatatatcattctTCATTTAAGCTTATACTGTAAGAACATAGTTCAATTTCACAGTAATAAAGAGGAAAAAGACAACTTTCTCTGTAAATAACATTGGGAAACATGACCTATaggttactgtggattcatagtTAGTTAtttgtggggtaccaatttttcatggatttcaATGGTACAAATTTGTTAAGACTTAtatacagtcaggggtactacttatacaagtgtattttatttacttgaagaagtgaaaaaaaatatacacatataagtaaataaataatgtttgaataatctccccttaattttctgaaaaatttacttgtacaagtaaatttttcttacaatcccacaaaaatcctcaagttttgagatgtaaaatcatgcctttaatgatttttcccaggtttgctcaaattttttcattaaagttcaatgtttcatctcattaattcaccaaagaaactgattgagcaaagatcttgAATATTTGCGCAAGGcaatcaaaaattgctcctttggggcttgtaaatgagcagtgttaagaagataacagacaaatgggactttcattgtccatgaaattacacttgaATGATTAGTAAAGATATCTGCACagggtacacaatttaaaattctattagagcaaagaaatcttcagaattcaagaaaagaagaaaggatgatttttttacctatacaagtaaaaaaatctgattgCGGAAGAGACATAACtcagccaattttttttttacctatacaagtaaataaaattcacttgtataagtatcctacaaatttacttatatgtgtatatttttttttacttcttcaagtaaataaaatacacttgtacaagtagtacccctgactgataTACAGACTTTggaaaaaccacaaaatcaaatatccacaaatatgcaagttttcctttctccacgaaaattggtacccacgaaaatgaaTCCCagtattttcaattaaaaacagAACATATGGAATGAGTAATTAAATAATTGAAAAGCTTTGTTTACCTTACACTTCATACTTCTGACTTATTATGAGTGAATATGACATACTTACAGTTATgctttaattaagaaataattcaagggggcttgaatatatcgtgattttaccacaggttggaactttatgacaaatattttaccctgagcaatagcgaggggtaaaatatcggtaTAAAGGGACAACCTGTGGTAAAATCGCGATAttttcaagcccccatgaattatttcgattctaataggacaaatatggCAATTGTTTTGGATTGAAGCGCTCTAGGTGAAGGCATTATTTGCTGTTCCAATAAATAAATGCactattaaattgacgtaaaagaacggagcaaagaGAATAAGTaaaatgcttaaactatttacaataacatatttaaataGGTTTGGATGAATCTGAATGATAATTGTACTTAAATATCTTTTATGTATACAAAACATGGCTTATGGCACATTTTAGTATCGTTTGCTTatgtttccttgttgtgatgattttcagTTTCACAAgtgtgtattttcccgtaaaacgCCTATATTCTGACGTCaatgttctatgacgtcgggtagctcattcataaataagcatatgacgtgggagtacgatcagaacagcccaaacaatatatttatattttaccacAGGTGTGTTCTCAAAGCATTTGAAGGATGTCATGTTAGAATGTACAATTTATATTGTGATTAAGTCAATTAATAGAATATCGCTTATATTCATCAATTATTCAAATGAGTAAAGAAATATCTCAACTAAGTTTAACATAATAGCGATGATTTATATTAGCGTTGTTTTTCTACTCACGAAGTTGTGATAATAAATCACTCACGTAAATAAGTTTGTTTTACAGTTCCCAGTCTCTACGAAAGATTTTCAGAAATTATTACAaccttttaaattcaaattaatgTGCCTTTTCTCAGCCTGACTTCAAGTCCTTTAAACTTATCTTTTTACCAATCCTAATGTGCATGCTGACTCAATATTTATAGATACTTACTGGACGGAGTGGTACATATTTTGGAGTGGCGCCAGCAACTTTGACCATAGGTTCGTAACAATCAAAGTAGGGCTCTACAATAACAACCtgaaaacatacaaacaatattaaacaagtgaaactgcgagctactgctcactgatgatacccccgccgcaagtggataatattaatagtgtaaaaatatacaagtgttcggtaaacaggaagttgtcgagtgatgaatctgaaaacgcatcacacggtatagctgacttataaaaatcctgaaaccaaatttcagaaatccttttattgtagttcctgagaaaaatgtgacgaaaatttttaacttggttatcatgtgtaaaatcatacaagtgttcggtaaacaggaagttgtcgagtgatgaatctgaaaacgcatcacacggtatagctgacttatataaatcctgaaaccaaatttcagaaatccttgtattgtagttcctgagaaaaatgtgatgaaaattttcaacttggttatcatgtgtaaaatcagacaagtgttcggtaaacaggaagttgtcaagtgatgaatctgaaa from Mytilus galloprovincialis chromosome 2, xbMytGall1.hap1.1, whole genome shotgun sequence encodes:
- the LOC143063050 gene encoding kynurenine aminotransferase-like isoform X3, yielding MRKYSKMSKLKGADRLKGTEKNVWVEFGKLAVDYKALNLGQGFPDFKPPQHVIDKMVHAVDGSENALLSQYTRSYGHPRLVNVLAKLYSPLIGRTLDPMNNVTVSVGAYGVLFCAVQGLVNPGDEVVIVEPYFDCYEPMVKVAGATPKYVPLRPIKKEGVLSSDDWKLDPVELESKFSDKTKAIMINNPNNPVGKVFKKEELEMIAGLCKKYDCICISDEVYEWMIYDENKHIKIASLPGMWERTVTLGSAGKTFSATGWKLGWGVGPEHLIKPMQILHQNCIYTCPTPIQEAVAEGLEYELSVQDNKEECYLTSLALELKPKRDALAKSLVEIGMIPTIPEGGYFMMADISKLNVDIPEDGTKDPYDFKFVRWLCKEKRLSVIPPSAFYNQEHKNLGEKFVRFCFIKKDETLAKADEIFKKWKAEQGK
- the LOC143063050 gene encoding kynurenine aminotransferase-like isoform X2, whose amino-acid sequence is MKSPIRKYSKMSKLKGADRLKGTEKNVWVEFGKLAVDYKALNLGQGFPDFKPPQHVIDKMVHAVDGSENALLSQYTRSYGHPRLVNVLAKLYSPLIGRTLDPMNNVTVSVGAYGVLFCAVQGLVNPGDEVVIVEPYFDCYEPMVKVAGATPKYVPLRPIKKEGVLSSDDWKLDPVELESKFSDKTKAIMINNPNNPVGKVFKKEELEMIAGLCKKYDCICISDEVYEWMIYDENKHIKIASLPGMWERTVTLGSAGKTFSATGWKLGWGVGPEHLIKPMQILHQNCIYTCPTPIQEAVAEGLEYELSVQDNKEECYLTSLALELKPKRDALAKSLVEIGMIPTIPEGGYFMMADISKLNVDIPEDGTKDPYDFKFVRWLCKEKRLSVIPPSAFYNQEHKNLGEKFVRFCFIKKDETLAKADEIFKKWKAEQGK
- the LOC143063050 gene encoding kynurenine--oxoglutarate transaminase 3-like isoform X1, translating into MQVLNPVKSVGIAFATYVIQSTSHKTVLPIISSNRKYSKMSKLKGADRLKGTEKNVWVEFGKLAVDYKALNLGQGFPDFKPPQHVIDKMVHAVDGSENALLSQYTRSYGHPRLVNVLAKLYSPLIGRTLDPMNNVTVSVGAYGVLFCAVQGLVNPGDEVVIVEPYFDCYEPMVKVAGATPKYVPLRPIKKEGVLSSDDWKLDPVELESKFSDKTKAIMINNPNNPVGKVFKKEELEMIAGLCKKYDCICISDEVYEWMIYDENKHIKIASLPGMWERTVTLGSAGKTFSATGWKLGWGVGPEHLIKPMQILHQNCIYTCPTPIQEAVAEGLEYELSVQDNKEECYLTSLALELKPKRDALAKSLVEIGMIPTIPEGGYFMMADISKLNVDIPEDGTKDPYDFKFVRWLCKEKRLSVIPPSAFYNQEHKNLGEKFVRFCFIKKDETLAKADEIFKKWKAEQGK
- the LOC143063050 gene encoding kynurenine aminotransferase-like isoform X4, whose product is MSKLKGADRLKGTEKNVWVEFGKLAVDYKALNLGQGFPDFKPPQHVIDKMVHAVDGSENALLSQYTRSYGHPRLVNVLAKLYSPLIGRTLDPMNNVTVSVGAYGVLFCAVQGLVNPGDEVVIVEPYFDCYEPMVKVAGATPKYVPLRPIKKEGVLSSDDWKLDPVELESKFSDKTKAIMINNPNNPVGKVFKKEELEMIAGLCKKYDCICISDEVYEWMIYDENKHIKIASLPGMWERTVTLGSAGKTFSATGWKLGWGVGPEHLIKPMQILHQNCIYTCPTPIQEAVAEGLEYELSVQDNKEECYLTSLALELKPKRDALAKSLVEIGMIPTIPEGGYFMMADISKLNVDIPEDGTKDPYDFKFVRWLCKEKRLSVIPPSAFYNQEHKNLGEKFVRFCFIKKDETLAKADEIFKKWKAEQGK